The proteins below come from a single Gimesia alba genomic window:
- a CDS encoding DUF1549 domain-containing protein, producing MRLRSIPQLVFCTALLVAGSVSAFSAEVPLHQQIDSLISAGKPEFEAQAAPLADDATFLRRVRLDLTGTIPTVEEVQAFLADTTPEKRTLLVDRLLASPEHGRRMQYVFDTMLMERRRDKHVPAAEWRNYLRKSFLENKPWDTLVQEMLTVDGTDEKTRPAAKFLLDRELKAEVVTRDLGRLFLGRDLECAQCHNHPNVDDYLQRHYHGLNAFLSRSYLFKDPKTKKMTIGEKAEGLVTFTSVFTNEEGKTAPRMLDLPEIPDPEKKKVLYKVKPAKNVRSVPVYSRRLQLADAMTNSDNIAFQQNIVNRLWAMMMGRGFVEPLDMWHADNPPSHPKVLALLTKAFQEHDSDMRFLLRELALSKTYQRSSHVSVDAEYPEKVNFGVGLLKPLSPEQLAWAMMQATGVTDKTLASVKAKQAKVDAKKGTKQADDPQWQEEKLHDALKGNVTSFVTTFGTVGAQSSRFDASANQALFLLNGPLVQSWLKPSGTNLTARLKKLKTAPEIAEALYLAVFSRLPEQTEIEQVAAYLKASQDQPDMGLPQLVWAALSSDEFRFNH from the coding sequence ATGAGATTACGTTCCATCCCACAACTGGTTTTCTGCACGGCCCTGCTGGTTGCCGGGTCGGTTTCTGCGTTCTCTGCTGAAGTTCCGCTGCATCAACAGATCGATTCTTTGATCAGTGCGGGAAAACCGGAGTTCGAAGCCCAAGCGGCGCCTCTCGCCGATGATGCAACTTTTTTGCGAAGAGTCAGACTCGATCTCACCGGAACCATTCCGACCGTTGAAGAAGTACAAGCTTTTTTAGCCGACACAACACCGGAAAAACGGACGTTGTTAGTCGATCGGCTACTGGCATCACCCGAACATGGGCGGCGGATGCAATATGTGTTCGACACGATGTTAATGGAACGCCGTCGCGACAAACATGTGCCTGCCGCTGAGTGGCGGAACTATCTGCGAAAATCATTTTTGGAAAACAAACCCTGGGACACGCTGGTTCAGGAAATGCTAACGGTTGACGGCACCGATGAGAAAACACGACCGGCGGCCAAGTTTCTGCTCGATCGGGAATTGAAAGCCGAAGTCGTAACCCGCGATCTGGGGCGACTGTTTTTGGGTCGCGATCTGGAATGTGCACAGTGTCACAATCATCCGAATGTGGATGATTATCTGCAGCGGCACTATCACGGTTTGAACGCGTTTTTGAGTCGCAGTTATCTCTTCAAAGATCCCAAGACCAAGAAAATGACGATCGGCGAAAAAGCGGAAGGGCTGGTGACGTTCACGTCCGTGTTTACGAACGAAGAAGGGAAGACAGCGCCGCGAATGCTGGACTTGCCGGAAATTCCTGACCCGGAGAAAAAGAAAGTACTCTACAAAGTCAAACCGGCCAAAAATGTGCGTTCGGTGCCGGTTTACAGCAGACGACTGCAGTTAGCGGATGCGATGACGAATTCGGACAACATCGCCTTTCAGCAGAACATTGTGAATCGCTTGTGGGCAATGATGATGGGCCGCGGCTTCGTGGAACCACTCGACATGTGGCATGCCGACAATCCTCCCTCGCATCCCAAGGTGTTGGCGCTATTGACAAAAGCATTTCAGGAACACGACTCTGACATGCGATTTCTGTTACGTGAACTGGCACTGTCAAAAACCTATCAGCGCAGCAGCCATGTTTCTGTAGACGCGGAATATCCTGAAAAAGTCAATTTTGGCGTCGGGCTGTTGAAACCGCTCTCTCCCGAGCAACTTGCCTGGGCGATGATGCAGGCGACCGGTGTCACAGACAAAACTCTAGCCAGCGTGAAAGCAAAACAGGCCAAGGTAGACGCTAAAAAAGGGACAAAGCAAGCAGACGACCCACAGTGGCAGGAAGAAAAACTGCACGACGCGTTAAAAGGAAACGTGACTTCCTTCGTCACCACCTTCGGGACGGTGGGCGCACAATCTTCGCGGTTTGACGCTTCGGCGAATCAGGCTTTGTTCCTGCTAAACGGGCCGCTGGTGCAATCTTGGTTAAAACCTTCCGGTACAAACTTAACGGCCCGACTGAAGAAACTGAAAACAGCGCCCGAAATTGCGGAAGCTCTGTATCTCGCCGTCTTTTCGCGTTTACCCGAGCAGACAGAAATCGAACAGGTGGCGGCTTACCTGAAAGCCAGCCAGGATCAGCCTGATATGGGTTTACCTCAGCTGGTCTGGGCGGCACTCTCGTCCGATGAATTCCGCTTCAATCACTAA
- a CDS encoding DUF1501 domain-containing protein — MRRNQGCNPLDHQVARRQFLAGAAGGAISLGLSGAPAIAEQVQGQHKRILQVYLQGGVSQLESWDPKPGTEFGGPFRAIPTSVPGMHISELLPYTAQRMHLLSIVRSINLKTNDHSQGRLFMEKGRRAGEYPYIGSIASKYLAPANSELPGYIHISTRGLNDSTSAFLGAQHGQLKFEGVKPPKNLGLPKGLDQTAAARRIQLRQQFNKQFGRGRPKSMTESFDVSFQQAAKLMARKTFFEKEPDGKDLERYGKHDFGRNCLLARTLLENNATCVKVTHHGYDSHAENFNFHLEQLGEFDKTFAMLIDDLHERGMLESTLVMVYSEFGRTPKINVRYGRDHWGTAWSIALGGCGIQPGAVIGKTNEKGTAVADREVDAGHLFHTYLQALGIDSTNDHEIAGRSIPIGDPTADAIKELLA, encoded by the coding sequence ATGCGACGAAATCAAGGATGCAATCCCCTGGACCATCAAGTGGCCCGGCGCCAGTTTTTAGCGGGTGCCGCCGGCGGTGCGATCAGTTTGGGATTGTCTGGCGCACCCGCCATTGCCGAACAAGTACAAGGCCAGCACAAACGCATCCTGCAGGTGTATCTGCAGGGGGGCGTCAGCCAGCTGGAATCGTGGGATCCCAAACCGGGTACCGAATTCGGCGGACCGTTTCGAGCCATTCCGACGTCAGTTCCGGGCATGCACATTTCCGAACTCCTGCCTTACACGGCGCAACGGATGCATTTGCTCTCAATCGTGCGCAGTATCAATTTGAAAACCAACGATCACAGCCAGGGTCGTCTGTTTATGGAAAAGGGCCGACGGGCCGGCGAGTATCCTTACATCGGTTCGATTGCCTCGAAATATCTGGCACCGGCAAACAGCGAATTGCCCGGTTATATTCATATCTCGACCCGCGGACTCAACGACAGCACGTCTGCGTTTCTGGGAGCGCAACACGGACAATTGAAATTTGAAGGTGTCAAACCACCGAAAAACTTAGGCTTGCCCAAAGGACTGGATCAAACGGCGGCGGCTCGCCGCATTCAGTTGCGGCAGCAGTTCAACAAACAGTTCGGGCGCGGGCGTCCGAAATCGATGACGGAATCGTTTGATGTGTCGTTTCAGCAGGCGGCCAAGCTGATGGCCCGGAAAACATTTTTCGAGAAAGAGCCCGACGGGAAAGATCTCGAACGCTACGGCAAACACGATTTCGGGCGGAACTGTCTGTTGGCACGCACGCTGCTCGAAAACAATGCGACCTGTGTGAAGGTGACGCATCATGGCTACGATTCCCATGCTGAGAATTTCAACTTCCACCTCGAGCAACTGGGCGAATTCGACAAAACGTTTGCGATGCTGATCGACGATCTGCATGAACGGGGCATGCTGGAAAGCACGCTGGTCATGGTCTATTCGGAATTCGGACGTACTCCCAAAATCAATGTTCGCTATGGACGCGATCACTGGGGCACGGCGTGGTCGATTGCATTAGGCGGTTGTGGCATTCAGCCGGGGGCGGTTATCGGAAAAACCAACGAGAAGGGGACCGCGGTCGCCGATCGCGAAGTGGATGCCGGCCACCTGTTCCATACCTACCTGCAGGCACTCGGCATTGATTCCACGAACGACCACGAGATCGCCGGCCGATCGATTCCCATCGGCGACCCGACTGCCGATGCCATCAAGGAGTTGCTAGCATGA
- a CDS encoding WD40 repeat domain-containing protein, with translation MNAKQKNTTEVLVAPKPDSAYYAIDPTKTHEVAQFKHSCPLTSCRVDPTGRYFVAGAQDLDIHVWDLATQAQRTLKGHTSWVRSFDFSADGNTLFSACWGGDIKVWNMTEAEPKPTMTIPAHKGSARWVRVSPDQTKLVTCGNDLLVKVWKIEDGSLLHTFAGHERHVYAADFHPDGQHLVSQDLMGVMKVWDLKADKAVRSIDASVMTGYDNKFAADMGGARDLQFSPDGSELASAGITKVVNSFAGVQDPIIMLFDWKTGKETAQLKPDKTFQGIAWGVRFHPDGFLIGAGADRSGKGELWFRKPGEAEFFHTMKLAKAARGLDLFSDGRHLAVAHADGTARVYRMSAAAEKAKV, from the coding sequence ATGAACGCGAAACAGAAAAACACAACCGAAGTGCTTGTCGCTCCTAAGCCCGACTCCGCTTATTATGCGATTGATCCGACCAAAACTCACGAGGTGGCGCAGTTCAAGCATTCGTGCCCACTGACCTCCTGCCGCGTCGATCCCACGGGTCGTTATTTCGTTGCCGGGGCACAAGACTTGGATATCCATGTCTGGGACCTGGCGACACAAGCGCAGCGGACTTTAAAAGGGCACACGAGCTGGGTACGGTCGTTTGATTTCTCGGCCGATGGGAATACGCTTTTTTCCGCCTGCTGGGGCGGGGATATCAAAGTCTGGAACATGACCGAGGCTGAGCCGAAGCCGACAATGACGATTCCGGCTCACAAAGGGTCGGCGCGCTGGGTGCGGGTTTCTCCCGACCAGACAAAACTGGTGACCTGCGGTAACGATTTACTGGTGAAGGTCTGGAAGATCGAAGACGGCAGTCTGTTGCATACGTTCGCCGGCCACGAGCGGCACGTTTACGCGGCGGACTTTCATCCGGACGGTCAACATCTGGTGTCTCAGGATTTGATGGGCGTCATGAAAGTCTGGGATCTCAAAGCAGACAAAGCAGTGCGCAGCATCGATGCGAGTGTGATGACCGGCTACGATAATAAATTTGCCGCTGATATGGGGGGCGCCCGCGACCTGCAGTTCAGCCCGGACGGCAGCGAACTGGCGAGTGCCGGCATTACCAAAGTGGTGAACTCGTTCGCCGGCGTGCAGGATCCGATTATCATGCTGTTCGACTGGAAAACCGGCAAAGAAACCGCCCAGCTCAAACCGGACAAAACGTTTCAAGGCATCGCCTGGGGCGTCCGCTTTCATCCGGATGGCTTCCTGATTGGAGCCGGTGCAGACCGGAGCGGCAAGGGAGAACTCTGGTTCCGCAAGCCGGGCGAAGCCGAATTCTTCCACACCATGAAACTCGCCAAGGCAGCCCGCGGTCTCGATCTGTTTTCCGATGGTCGTCACCTGGCAGTCGCCCACGCAGACGGCACCGCCCGCGTCTATCGCATGTCGGCTGCAGCCGAAAAAGCCAAAGTGTGA
- a CDS encoding nucleoside deaminase, with protein sequence MDEFMQAAIEEAEQGLAEGGVPIGSVLVFEGKIIGRGHNQRQQQNSAILHGEMSALENASRQTARVYRNSVIYTTLSPCPMCSGAIRLYQIPRVVIGENQTFLGDEALLKSSGIELEVLQNERCIQLMQDFIAANPEIWNEDIGE encoded by the coding sequence ATGGACGAATTCATGCAGGCAGCAATCGAGGAAGCCGAACAGGGTCTGGCAGAAGGGGGCGTGCCCATCGGTTCGGTGCTGGTTTTTGAAGGCAAAATCATCGGCCGCGGCCATAACCAAAGGCAGCAGCAGAACAGCGCCATTCTGCACGGCGAGATGTCAGCCCTGGAAAACGCCAGCCGCCAGACCGCCCGCGTCTATCGCAACAGTGTGATTTACACTACCCTCTCCCCCTGCCCGATGTGCAGCGGTGCGATTCGCCTGTATCAGATCCCCCGCGTCGTCATCGGCGAAAACCAGACCTTCCTGGGTGACGAAGCACTGCTCAAATCCAGCGGCATCGAACTCGAAGTCCTGCAAAACGAACGCTGCATCCAACTCATGCAGGACTTCATCGCCGCCAACCCCGAAATATGGAACGAAGACATCGGCGAGTGA
- a CDS encoding carboxymuconolactone decarboxylase family protein, translating to MTTFSVHTQDSAPEDAHEVLKKARNNFGFIPNLLGVLAEAPVAAEAYLSMIDLCRRSSMTPTERHVTWFAVNDVHECQYCMAAHTAVARLEEIPEAVIEAARNGTTYHDERLQILREFTQNVVNQRGVIPPEAVTQFLDAGFTQKHVLEIIVFVSTKVLSNYTNHIAGTPLDQEFSACEWKKPNEV from the coding sequence ATGACCACATTTTCTGTCCACACACAAGATTCGGCCCCTGAAGACGCGCATGAAGTTCTCAAGAAAGCTCGGAACAACTTTGGCTTCATCCCTAACTTACTAGGAGTCTTAGCCGAAGCCCCCGTCGCTGCTGAAGCCTATCTGAGCATGATTGATCTATGTCGACGCTCAAGTATGACTCCCACAGAAAGGCACGTCACCTGGTTCGCCGTTAATGATGTACATGAATGCCAATACTGCATGGCAGCTCATACAGCGGTCGCAAGGCTGGAAGAGATTCCGGAAGCCGTCATCGAAGCAGCGCGCAACGGCACTACCTATCACGACGAGCGGCTTCAGATCCTGCGCGAGTTCACGCAAAACGTTGTGAATCAGCGAGGAGTCATTCCCCCGGAAGCAGTGACTCAATTTCTGGACGCTGGATTCACCCAAAAGCATGTCTTGGAAATTATCGTATTTGTTTCCACTAAAGTGCTTTCTAACTACACCAACCATATCGCGGGAACACCACTCGACCAGGAGTTTTCCGCGTGTGAATGGAAAAAACCGAACGAAGTATGA
- a CDS encoding DinB family protein, with protein MNTLDFIKMGLEASRNLTLGLLDDMQDAPLTQPTSKGGNHPLWILGHLTYSEANLVNHVILGNENPLIDWKEMFGSEREPVIDANSYLPWDQVRQTFDEVRAQTMQVLDGFSDDDLDLPSKNCPPGREQFLGTVAGCLLVLMLHPTMHRGQVADARRMADRKPLFA; from the coding sequence ATGAACACGCTTGATTTCATCAAAATGGGCCTCGAAGCAAGCCGGAACTTAACACTGGGACTGCTTGACGACATGCAGGATGCCCCGCTCACCCAGCCCACGTCCAAAGGAGGGAACCATCCACTCTGGATTCTAGGCCATTTAACTTACTCCGAAGCCAATCTCGTGAATCATGTCATCCTCGGAAACGAGAACCCCTTAATTGACTGGAAAGAGATGTTCGGCAGCGAGCGCGAGCCTGTGATCGATGCGAACAGTTATCTTCCCTGGGACCAGGTTCGCCAAACGTTCGATGAAGTCCGCGCACAAACGATGCAGGTCTTAGACGGGTTTTCCGATGACGACCTGGATTTGCCCAGCAAGAACTGCCCTCCAGGACGTGAGCAGTTTTTAGGTACCGTGGCAGGTTGTCTGCTGGTACTGATGTTGCATCCCACAATGCATCGCGGGCAAGTGGCTGACGCGCGTCGTATGGCAGACCGCAAACCATTATTTGCATAA
- a CDS encoding TetR/AcrR family transcriptional regulator gives MTRGRPREFDEKKALEAALEVFWRKGYEGASCDELLSAMGLNAGSMYAAFGDKQALYDKAFELYCETVFSKGAAALDGPGTPLENVKAMIQGISDHMSSPECKGCFVGNTLIEFGAENKEIAEMARRVMKHFQTALEQKLKAAQESGELSENVAPTEMALFLVNMAQGLNVMARANAGKEAIQSITQTALAML, from the coding sequence ATGACACGTGGCAGACCAAGAGAATTTGACGAGAAAAAAGCTCTCGAAGCGGCTCTGGAAGTCTTCTGGCGCAAGGGCTACGAGGGTGCCTCCTGTGACGAACTGCTGTCTGCGATGGGGCTGAACGCGGGGAGCATGTATGCAGCCTTCGGTGACAAACAAGCATTGTACGACAAAGCGTTTGAGCTTTACTGCGAGACCGTCTTTTCCAAAGGAGCAGCAGCCCTGGATGGCCCGGGTACTCCGTTAGAAAATGTGAAGGCTATGATTCAGGGTATTTCCGATCATATGTCATCTCCCGAATGTAAAGGTTGTTTTGTAGGCAATACCCTCATTGAATTCGGGGCGGAAAATAAAGAAATTGCCGAAATGGCCCGGCGGGTGATGAAACATTTTCAGACCGCATTGGAGCAAAAACTAAAAGCAGCTCAAGAATCGGGAGAGCTGTCCGAAAACGTTGCCCCTACGGAAATGGCGTTGTTTCTGGTTAATATGGCACAAGGGTTAAACGTAATGGCACGTGCGAACGCAGGAAAAGAAGCAATCCAAAGTATTACCCAAACGGCGTTGGCAATGCTCTAA
- a CDS encoding DUF4112 domain-containing protein, which yields MSQQIKNISPPLTSLRFKSATSNSYHPERTNRMARFERLTHFLDDAFKVPGTNLRIGWDTLIGIVPGLGDMISATLSGYLIYEAKQLGASRWVLARMIGNVALDSVLGAIPLLGDVFDAFFKSNRRNARLLKQHLNR from the coding sequence GTGTCTCAACAGATAAAAAATATCAGTCCGCCTCTGACAAGTCTGCGATTTAAATCTGCAACCAGTAATTCGTACCACCCGGAGCGAACCAATCGCATGGCGCGTTTCGAACGGCTCACCCACTTTCTGGACGATGCCTTCAAAGTCCCCGGCACGAATTTGCGAATTGGCTGGGATACCCTGATCGGAATCGTACCGGGACTAGGAGACATGATTTCGGCCACGCTCTCTGGTTATCTGATCTATGAAGCGAAACAGCTGGGCGCTTCCCGGTGGGTCCTGGCACGCATGATCGGAAACGTAGCGCTCGATTCCGTGCTCGGCGCGATCCCCCTGCTGGGAGACGTCTTCGACGCCTTCTTCAAATCAAACCGCCGCAACGCGCGACTGCTGAAACAGCACTTGAACCGATAA
- a CDS encoding LamG domain-containing protein produces the protein MSAPVFADERGTLIFEDDFERNESQETKDEIGKGWGSNSRSRAKGNKQVDLKNGAMYIYIHKVADHAVSVTHPAEFKDGAIALRFMLEDPQDSLGLNFADLKYKPVHAGHLFVAKISTKRVELTDLKTGNMELKTRELRKAGKLPAALKEKLKTKTKRFPNKLETGKWYDLLVSVSGDTLTVSIDGKKVGSFSSEGIAHPTKRLLRLAVPRNAVVDDVKIYSRSSETN, from the coding sequence TTGTCTGCACCTGTTTTTGCTGATGAGCGTGGCACATTAATTTTTGAAGATGATTTCGAACGCAACGAGTCTCAGGAAACCAAAGATGAAATTGGAAAAGGCTGGGGATCGAACAGTCGGAGTCGTGCGAAAGGGAATAAGCAGGTCGATCTCAAAAACGGGGCCATGTATATTTACATTCACAAGGTGGCAGACCACGCCGTTTCTGTGACACACCCTGCTGAGTTCAAAGATGGTGCGATTGCGCTGCGATTCATGCTGGAAGATCCACAGGACAGTCTGGGGCTGAACTTTGCCGACCTGAAGTACAAGCCGGTGCATGCCGGGCATTTGTTCGTTGCGAAAATCAGTACAAAACGTGTAGAACTGACCGACCTGAAGACGGGAAACATGGAACTGAAAACGCGCGAGCTGAGAAAAGCCGGCAAGTTACCTGCCGCCTTGAAAGAAAAGTTGAAGACAAAGACCAAGCGTTTTCCGAACAAACTGGAAACGGGAAAATGGTACGACCTACTGGTCAGCGTTTCCGGTGATACGCTGACGGTTTCGATTGATGGCAAAAAAGTGGGTTCGTTTTCTTCGGAAGGAATTGCGCATCCCACCAAGCGGTTGCTGCGTCTGGCGGTGCCTCGCAATGCGGTGGTGGATGATGTGAAGATCTACTCGCGATCCAGCGAAACCAACTAG
- a CDS encoding sialidase family protein, with translation MKRSLQFVSFLVLLSLGLTPVTHAEEKPVSILAQRIGGHIHPSICRASDGTLIVVFKGENVLMCSRSSDSGASWSTLRPIPTSAKRPDLIRAVKKFEVYPGTADTLPDGRILVTWNYIADDKSKDGYYERALLFSISEDQGRSWSEQRLIGPVDGKHLGAVRHNVLPWSEGRWLLPLRVGMPRLFDPQTGALTSFPVVGPDGKQHEFQQIVRTANGSLLAMGPVLLHSQDQGQNWKLIKDFPAVPDKRDNAEGRYLTTLSDGRVLVTWGRDHQNQGLSYNLSTDDGQTWDAERTVILLPKTAVAARYYSARTIQIDEQHVGTVFMNRNGVHFLKVPLRRLNAPQASDE, from the coding sequence ATGAAGAGATCGCTTCAGTTCGTTTCGTTTCTTGTTTTGCTGTCGCTGGGATTAACCCCAGTTACCCACGCGGAAGAGAAACCGGTTTCGATTCTTGCTCAGCGGATCGGCGGTCATATTCATCCCTCCATTTGTCGTGCCAGCGATGGGACTTTGATTGTTGTGTTTAAGGGTGAGAACGTGTTGATGTGTTCTCGTTCCAGTGATTCTGGTGCGAGCTGGTCAACACTCCGGCCCATTCCGACTTCAGCGAAGCGACCGGATTTGATTCGGGCAGTGAAAAAATTCGAGGTCTATCCGGGCACTGCCGATACTTTGCCTGACGGTCGAATTCTGGTGACCTGGAATTATATCGCCGATGATAAGTCGAAAGACGGATATTATGAGCGTGCTTTACTTTTTTCGATCAGTGAGGATCAGGGACGCAGCTGGAGCGAACAGCGCTTGATTGGCCCTGTTGACGGGAAGCATCTGGGAGCAGTGCGGCATAATGTTTTGCCTTGGAGTGAGGGGCGGTGGTTGCTACCGCTACGCGTGGGAATGCCGCGACTGTTTGACCCGCAGACCGGTGCACTCACGAGTTTTCCTGTTGTGGGGCCGGATGGAAAACAGCACGAGTTTCAGCAAATTGTGCGTACGGCGAACGGTTCGCTGCTGGCGATGGGGCCAGTGCTGTTGCACTCTCAGGATCAGGGTCAGAACTGGAAATTGATCAAAGACTTCCCGGCTGTTCCGGACAAGCGAGACAACGCCGAGGGGCGGTATTTGACGACGCTTTCTGACGGCCGCGTGCTGGTAACGTGGGGCAGGGACCATCAGAATCAGGGGCTGAGTTATAATCTATCAACCGATGATGGTCAGACATGGGATGCTGAGCGCACGGTGATTTTGCTGCCGAAAACTGCTGTGGCGGCCCGATACTATTCTGCTCGCACAATACAGATTGATGAGCAGCATGTTGGCACCGTTTTCATGAACCGGAACGGAGTGCACTTTCTGAAGGTGCCCCTCAGGCGTTTGAATGCGCCTCAGGCGTCAGATGAATAA